The genomic segment CCGTGCAGCGACCGGCCCTTTTCGACCAGCGTTGCCACTTCGGTGAGAATCGTCGACAGCGCCCGGACGATGTCGCCGATCCCAGCGTCGAATTCCTGTTGGGTGTCGTGGAGCTGCACCGCTTCGAGATTGACCAGCAGCCGGGGCAGCGGCTGAACCTCGGTCATGTCCGGCACCAACGTCGGCTCGGGATCGGCGGCGCGGCGCAGCCCTTCGCAGACGTGCTCCAGGCGCTGGCGCGTACTATCGCCAGCCTGCAACGAGATGATCGAGCGTCCGACTACATCGCTGATAGTGCGGGCGCTGCTGCCCGCGAGCTCGGCGACGCCGACGCTGTCGTTGCGCTGGCGGCCGAGATCGGCAAACGCCGACATCAACTCGCCACCGGAGGCGCCGAGCTGCGGCCGGTAGCGCCGCTCGAATTCGCTTTGCCGGCCCCAGGTGGTTTCCACCGCCGCCGCCAGCAACTGCTGATCCTTGACGCAGGCCTCGATTGAGGACTGCACGGCCCTGCCGAGATCGTACGCCTCGCGGGTGAAGGCGATGAAGCCTTCGCGATCGCCTTCGAGCGAGGCCGATTCGATCTTGGCGCTGCGGGCGATGGTGGTGATCATCTCGACATGCTTGAGCAGCTGCTTCAGCAGCGCCCCCGCCTCGGCGACATTGCGGCGAAGCTGGTCGAGCAGCGCGCTTTCGGCCGGCAGCGTGTCGGCGAGGCTCTTCAGGCGCCCCGCGATGTCGCGTAGCGCGCCCGAGGCGCCTTCGATCTGCGCCGAGGACAGTTCGCGGGCCAGGTCTGCGAGTGCCTCGTTGAGGCCCTGAAAGATGCCATGGCCTTCGCCGAGCTGGCCGCCAACCTGAGCGAAGGTGGTCTCGATCCGGGACGCAACCAGTTCAATCGACGCAACGGCGTCGGCAATCGGATGTTTCAATGAGGACACGACGTCAATCCGCTGAGGCCGGCTGCTTGGCTTGTTGCCAGGCCATGATCTCGCGCGGGATCTGGTTCAGCGACACCACCTTCTCGACGGCGCCGCAGGCGATCGCTTCCTTCGGCATGCCGAATACGACGCAGCTCTCCTCGTCCTGCGCGCAGGTGTAGGCGCCGAGCTTGCGCATCTCGAGCAGGCCGCGGGCGCCGTCATCACCCATGCCGGTCATGATGATACCGAGCGCGTTGGCGCCGGCATATTGGGCGGCCGATCGAAACAGCACGTCGGCCGAGGGACGGTG from the Rhodopseudomonas palustris genome contains:
- a CDS encoding methyl-accepting chemotaxis protein, with the protein product MSSLKHPIADAVASIELVASRIETTFAQVGGQLGEGHGIFQGLNEALADLARELSSAQIEGASGALRDIAGRLKSLADTLPAESALLDQLRRNVAEAGALLKQLLKHVEMITTIARSAKIESASLEGDREGFIAFTREAYDLGRAVQSSIEACVKDQQLLAAAVETTWGRQSEFERRYRPQLGASGGELMSAFADLGRQRNDSVGVAELAGSSARTISDVVGRSIISLQAGDSTRQRLEHVCEGLRRAADPEPTLVPDMTEVQPLPRLLVNLEAVQLHDTQQEFDAGIGDIVRALSTILTEVATLVEKGRSLHGGREGGSASFLSRVRQTLAQASSLIAMCEDGGRSIDEALSVVENTLEKFRDAIANLSDSVVDISLIGMNAGLRAGHLGAKGRAFVVIAHEMKLTADQMTGAAVRLRPLLSEIAKVGDDLRKSRVSSDQTKLTSMENAILQTLHDVEAGNDRLGGLIGRLIEEGAKFDAVMNGAREQMTSLGSSASTLPAVAKCLEDAVGDLGRASFGDQDEAVLDELYARYTMERERDVHRQFLLPFGITAKQAAPAANDCDFELF